One genomic window of Paramormyrops kingsleyae isolate MSU_618 chromosome 20, PKINGS_0.4, whole genome shotgun sequence includes the following:
- the tmem26b gene encoding transmembrane protein 26b, translating to MVVLKFICAVITRLLFILISLIAVWRVTLVKHSNYYWLLIILYLPLILEMIVTLKRRKGMDYTWFSPAIFLFLICIIPSMWILEIHHYSDKSNAHQCKKLDDLFHNATHVNSTTEALKAVCPKDWILALHQILLILLIVGKWLMPIGVDVTKYELSQLLLIFTGTAADILEFTSETISDVKENNPQLMYITLGIWTWSMLQFPLHLSVVNPKTEEASEDGSFLRRHQTDLWNIVESLLIQDGPFLLVRIVIMGHFKLVHQMLLFFTIKNFLVVTLNFYRLYVMFLTYKQPK from the exons atggtAGTACTTAAGTTTATATGTGCAGTTATTACTAGATTACTGTTCATTCTCATTTCACTTATCGCAGTATGGAGAGTTACATTGGTTAAACATAGTAACTACTATTGGTTACTGATCATTCTCTACTTGCCACTTATTTTAGAAATGATTGTAACTTTGAAGAGAAGAAAGGGAATGGATTATACGTG GTTCTCGCCAGCTAtctttctgtttctcatctgcaTCATACCGTCTATGTGGATTTTGGAAATACACCATTATAGTGACAAATCAAATGCACATCAG TGCAAAAAACTGGACGATCTTTTCCACAATGCTACACATGTTAACAGCACCACT GAAGCACTGAAAGCCGTGTGCCCCAAAGACTGGATCCTGGCACTGCACCAAATCCTGCTCATCCTGTTGATCGTCGGGAAGTGGCTGATGCCCATCGGGGTGGACGTCACCAAGTACGAGCTCTCCCAGCTCCTGCTCATTTTCACGGGCACGGCCGCCGACATCCTGGAGTTTACCAGCGAGACCATCTCTGATGTCAA GGAGAATAATCCTCAGCTCATGTACATCACCCTCGGCATCTGGACGTGGAGCATGCTGCAGTTCCCGCTCCACCTCTCAG TGGTAAACCCCAAGACTGAAGAGGCGTCTGAGGATGGCTCATTCCTCAGGAGGCACCAGACTGATCTATGGAATATCGTGGAAAGTCTCCTCATTCAGGACGGCCCCTTCCTATTAGTCCGAATTGTAATAATGGGCCACTTCAAACTTGTCCACCAAATGCTGCTCTTTTTTACCATCAAGAACTTCTTAGTCGTGACACTGAATTTTTACCGTCTATATGTCATGTTCTTGACTTACAAACAACCCAAATAA